A window of the Bacillus sp. A301a_S52 genome harbors these coding sequences:
- the manA gene encoding mannose-6-phosphate isomerase, class I — translation MYTTEPLFLQPVFQERIWGGSKLKDEFDYDIPSLQTGEAWVISAHPHGPSVIKNGPLAGKTLADAWKDHGDLFNKKANNDESYPLLVKILDAADDLSVQVHPNDSFARDVEGVPYGKTECWYVLSAEEGAELVLGHHAESKEQITDMIDQGEWNRLLRRVNVKAGDFVYVPSGTIHAIGKGIVILETQQSSDITYRVYDYDRKDASGQGRELHLERAKDVTIAPHTDADVVQTEAINGGLTEKRLVQEHYFTVYHWQLNGEAQCQAEHDYLQVSVIEGTAQLSIGDNTFTISKGTHFVIPAGVREYHLSGNAEMIVSHP, via the coding sequence TGTATACGACTGAACCACTCTTTTTACAGCCAGTATTCCAAGAACGGATTTGGGGAGGGTCGAAGTTAAAAGATGAATTTGATTATGACATTCCTTCTCTTCAAACGGGAGAAGCTTGGGTCATTTCGGCTCACCCCCATGGGCCGAGTGTTATTAAAAATGGTCCTCTTGCCGGGAAAACGTTAGCTGACGCCTGGAAAGATCATGGCGACTTATTCAATAAAAAAGCTAATAATGATGAGTCCTACCCACTCCTCGTTAAAATATTAGATGCAGCAGATGATCTATCGGTTCAAGTTCACCCTAATGATTCATTTGCACGAGATGTAGAAGGGGTACCTTATGGCAAAACTGAGTGTTGGTATGTGTTAAGTGCTGAAGAAGGAGCTGAGCTTGTGCTAGGCCATCACGCTGAGTCGAAAGAACAAATAACAGACATGATTGATCAGGGGGAATGGAATCGCTTATTACGTCGCGTTAACGTAAAAGCGGGCGATTTCGTTTATGTTCCAAGCGGTACGATCCATGCGATCGGTAAAGGGATCGTCATTCTCGAAACACAACAAAGCTCCGATATTACATATCGTGTGTACGATTACGATCGAAAGGATGCATCTGGCCAAGGAAGGGAGCTGCATTTGGAACGAGCGAAAGATGTGACAATTGCTCCACACACAGATGCAGATGTTGTGCAGACAGAGGCTATTAATGGCGGATTAACAGAGAAAAGACTTGTGCAAGAACACTATTTTACGGTTTACCACTGGCAGTTAAACGGTGAAGCACAATGCCAAGCAGAACATGATTATTTGCAAGTGAGCGTCATTGAAGGAACTGCTCAGCTGTCAATCGGCGACAACACGTTTACCATTTCAAAAGGCACTCATTTTGTCATACCAGCAGGCGTTCGAGAGTACCATCTTTCAGGAAACGCAGAGATGATTGTATCTCATCCTTAA